From one Anaerococcus prevotii DSM 20548 genomic stretch:
- a CDS encoding PTS sugar transporter subunit IIC: MTETNKISFMDKFTEAAMKFGAQVHLRSLRDAFAIMMPLFILAGLAVLINSVIFPKILSESAIQTAGHWATSIANATLNVSGLILCGIIGYTLSKNKGYKSPYTCVMIAIAALIVMMPQTLKIAATDGSEVEVGGILTYGNLGTSSMFAGIIVGLLSTEIYLRLSKIDKLRVNIGGDVPPQVNASFNNMIPAMLSIIIFSIVSFVLYSVFNTDLITLITTMIQEPLRKVNTSLVGTVLIYSFGNLLFTFGIHQTVVNGTILEPLLLVNMNENMAAAAAGKEIPHIINSTFVPTFGMLGGTGSTICLLIAAFLFFRKNQQYSELGKLAVAPGLFNINEPVIFGFPIVFNLPMIIPFVLTPAIGIIIAYFATAIGFMNKCTVLVPWTTPPLLNGFLATGGDFRAIIVQLVIIIIGVLLYLPFMKISERVSRKQAEALNN; this comes from the coding sequence ATGACTGAAACAAATAAAATAAGCTTCATGGACAAGTTTACTGAAGCTGCTATGAAATTTGGTGCTCAAGTACACCTTCGCTCACTTAGGGATGCCTTCGCAATAATGATGCCCCTATTTATATTAGCAGGTCTTGCGGTATTAATAAATTCTGTAATATTTCCTAAAATATTAAGTGAAAGTGCCATTCAAACAGCAGGACATTGGGCAACTTCTATAGCAAATGCTACCTTAAATGTTTCTGGATTAATCTTGTGTGGAATAATAGGTTATACTCTATCTAAAAATAAAGGTTACAAAAGTCCTTATACATGTGTAATGATAGCTATAGCAGCATTAATTGTAATGATGCCACAAACACTAAAAATAGCGGCTACTGATGGATCTGAAGTTGAAGTGGGAGGAATCTTAACCTATGGAAACCTTGGTACCTCTTCAATGTTTGCGGGTATTATTGTAGGTTTATTGTCTACTGAAATTTATTTGAGACTTTCTAAAATTGATAAGTTAAGGGTAAATATTGGTGGAGATGTACCACCACAAGTAAATGCATCCTTTAATAATATGATTCCTGCCATGCTATCAATTATTATATTCTCTATTGTAAGTTTTGTGCTATACTCAGTATTTAATACAGACTTAATAACTTTGATAACAACAATGATTCAAGAGCCTTTGAGGAAAGTAAACACTTCTCTTGTTGGTACAGTATTGATATACAGCTTTGGAAACTTATTGTTCACATTCGGTATTCACCAAACAGTAGTAAATGGAACAATCCTTGAACCATTGCTTCTTGTAAATATGAATGAGAATATGGCAGCTGCAGCAGCAGGCAAAGAGATTCCTCATATAATTAATTCTACATTCGTCCCAACATTTGGCATGCTAGGTGGTACTGGTTCAACAATATGCTTGTTAATTGCAGCATTCCTATTTTTCAGGAAAAATCAACAATACAGTGAATTAGGGAAATTAGCTGTAGCTCCAGGATTATTTAATATAAACGAACCTGTTATATTTGGTTTCCCTATAGTGTTCAACTTGCCAATGATAATACCTTTCGTATTGACTCCAGCTATAGGAATTATAATAGCTTATTTTGCAACAGCAATAGGTTTTATGAATAAATGTACAGTGCTTGTGCCTTGGACTACTCCTCCATTATTAAATGGATTTTTAGCAACTGGAGGAGACTTCAGAGCTATTATAGTTCAATTAGTGATAATTATTATAGGTGTACTATTATACTTGCCATTTATGAAGATAAGTGAAAGAGTAAGCAGAAAACAAGCAGAAGCTTTAAATAACTAG
- a CDS encoding Crp/Fnr family transcriptional regulator: MDLREIPIFKNLTDEELREVELLSQTYETVYPKGSHIFKKDEVKEDFYYLKKGSVKVYKIDPEGKRYIIASFNKPAIFGEVYAYLKNPFDFWAEADEDSEIFVIKDFRKLIMTTSSKNLRLNFIDILAKKSLKLSKKNQINSQAKLKQKIAAFLLDNEDEGKVHLSISREEWADYLATTRPSLSRSLSLMDKAGLIEVSDKEINILDRKALEGLI, from the coding sequence ATGGATCTTAGAGAAATTCCAATTTTTAAGAATCTAACAGATGAAGAGCTAAGAGAAGTAGAACTTCTTAGCCAAACTTACGAAACGGTCTACCCCAAGGGCAGTCACATATTCAAAAAAGACGAGGTCAAGGAGGACTTTTATTATCTAAAAAAGGGCAGCGTCAAGGTCTACAAGATCGACCCAGAGGGTAAGCGCTATATCATTGCAAGCTTCAACAAACCGGCGATTTTTGGAGAAGTCTATGCTTATCTTAAAAATCCCTTCGACTTCTGGGCAGAGGCTGATGAGGATAGCGAAATCTTCGTAATAAAGGACTTTAGAAAGCTTATTATGACGACAAGTTCGAAGAATCTACGCTTAAACTTCATAGATATCCTTGCTAAAAAAAGCCTCAAGCTATCCAAGAAAAACCAAATCAACTCCCAAGCCAAGCTCAAACAGAAAATAGCAGCCTTCCTCCTCGATAATGAAGATGAGGGAAAAGTTCATTTGTCTATTTCTAGAGAAGAATGGGCCGACTATCTAGCAACGACTCGACCATCTTTATCGAGGAGTCTATCTCTTATGGATAAGGCAGGCCTTATCGAAGTAAGCGACAAGGAAATTAATATCCTAGATAGAAAAGCCTTGGAGGGCTTGATTTGA
- a CDS encoding MFS transporter: protein MRKIQTRDWAVLGLALFHTTHIAINQFAPSIIEELGLSLSTTEIILSLNAISATIFLLLAGEINEKIGMRKSTILGLSLVALSGIIPLVFRNKLAIILNRLILGCGVGIYATNASTYIGIFNKGAKKARLMGYRNAFEMIGLIVSILLAGFIGKGNFYLSFAIYVLALFPLIFFLRNVPDTHESKKEDSGKFRANRFVIFYIVLSMVAIMANNAMNLRFPTVLASNGVLGEAISLYTIFIMLVGMVGGFAFGNFYNIFEKKSLSFATSMMILGSLIIAITDKSIFLLVLGLALATFAQAICISYAVGDLENHMDKRHITKATGIMFAGNNLGAMASPFALVFFKNLLKTESLTRAFLGFTVLLALFLIYDIFFLKEDR from the coding sequence ATGAGAAAAATTCAGACAAGGGATTGGGCGGTGCTTGGGCTTGCCCTCTTCCATACGACCCATATTGCTATAAATCAATTCGCCCCTAGTATTATAGAAGAGCTTGGCCTATCTCTTAGCACGACCGAAATTATCCTAAGCCTTAATGCTATTAGTGCGACTATTTTCTTGCTTTTGGCAGGAGAGATTAATGAGAAAATTGGTATGAGGAAGTCTACTATCTTGGGCCTATCTCTGGTGGCTCTCAGTGGGATAATTCCTCTTGTTTTTAGAAATAAGCTTGCTATTATTCTAAATAGGTTGATTCTTGGATGTGGTGTTGGTATTTATGCGACCAATGCTTCGACTTATATAGGGATTTTCAATAAGGGAGCAAAGAAGGCTAGGCTTATGGGCTACAGAAACGCCTTCGAGATGATTGGACTAATAGTATCTATCCTCCTTGCGGGATTTATCGGCAAGGGCAATTTTTACCTAAGCTTTGCGATTTATGTACTTGCCCTATTTCCCTTGATATTTTTCCTAAGAAATGTTCCTGATACTCATGAATCCAAGAAGGAAGATTCAGGGAAGTTTAGGGCCAATAGGTTCGTGATTTTCTACATAGTCCTTTCAATGGTAGCTATAATGGCCAACAATGCCATGAATCTGAGATTTCCTACAGTCCTTGCGTCCAATGGAGTCTTGGGAGAGGCTATAAGCCTTTATACGATTTTCATAATGCTTGTGGGTATGGTTGGAGGATTTGCCTTTGGGAACTTTTATAATATTTTCGAAAAGAAGTCCCTAAGCTTTGCGACCTCGATGATGATTTTAGGAAGTCTTATCATTGCCATTACTGATAAGTCTATCTTTCTTTTAGTCCTAGGCCTTGCCCTTGCGACATTTGCCCAAGCGATTTGCATATCCTATGCAGTAGGAGATTTGGAAAATCATATGGACAAAAGACACATAACTAAAGCCACAGGCATAATGTTTGCTGGAAACAATCTCGGAGCTATGGCCTCTCCCTTCGCCCTAGTTTTTTTCAAAAATTTGCTTAAGACAGAAAGTTTGACCAGGGCTTTTCTAGGCTTTACAGTTCTTTTGGCCTTGTTTTTGATCTATGATATATTTTTCCTTAAGGAAGATAGATAA
- a CDS encoding glycoside hydrolase family 1 protein — translation MNKFLWGNSTSSMQTEGAYNEGGKGPSVYDIREATDNTSDWKVAIDEYHRYEEDIKLMAEMGMNCYRFQVSWSRIFPEGEGKVNEEGLEFYEKLIDKLIEYNIEPMICLYHFDMPLALYEKYDGFSSRHVKDEFVKYGKILVDRFYEKVKYWITFNEHNLYAMDMGFKIAGSKKEHTLENIYNIQHYTLLAHAEIANYIHDKYEDLQIGGMLAYSPYYPASSKPEDVLIANQYDRFLSKLYISVFTGKNYPKFFTNYLEKNKINIDFTSEDAQIFNRLKSDFMSFSYYQSTTVKANGKDFNTLEMNQVIDNEFVDRSEWNWEIDPIGLRISMENIYADSNIPVFIIENGLGVREKLPEDEFIEDDYRIKYHDDHIREMKNAMKNGVECIGYLGWGLIDIPSSSGDMEKRYGAVYVNRDNHDLKDLRRIKKKSFGYFQNIFNQKILEEIKND, via the coding sequence ATGAATAAGTTTTTGTGGGGCAATTCAACTTCTTCAATGCAAACTGAAGGAGCTTATAATGAAGGTGGCAAGGGACCATCTGTTTATGATATAAGAGAAGCTACAGACAATACAAGTGATTGGAAGGTAGCTATAGATGAATATCATAGATATGAAGAAGATATTAAACTTATGGCAGAAATGGGAATGAACTGCTATAGGTTTCAAGTATCTTGGTCTAGAATATTTCCAGAAGGTGAAGGAAAAGTAAATGAAGAAGGCTTAGAATTCTATGAAAAATTAATAGATAAATTAATAGAATATAATATTGAGCCAATGATTTGCCTATATCACTTTGATATGCCTCTAGCTTTATATGAGAAATATGATGGATTTTCTTCAAGGCATGTAAAGGATGAATTTGTAAAATATGGGAAAATTCTTGTTGATAGATTCTATGAAAAAGTAAAATATTGGATAACTTTCAATGAACATAATCTTTATGCCATGGATATGGGTTTTAAGATTGCTGGTAGTAAGAAAGAACATACATTAGAAAATATATATAATATACAACACTATACTCTTCTTGCTCATGCTGAAATTGCTAATTATATTCATGACAAATACGAAGATTTACAAATTGGAGGCATGCTTGCCTATAGCCCTTACTATCCAGCAAGTTCGAAGCCAGAAGATGTTCTTATTGCTAACCAATATGATAGATTTTTAAGTAAATTATATATTTCTGTATTCACAGGAAAAAACTATCCTAAGTTTTTCACTAATTATCTAGAAAAAAATAAGATAAATATTGACTTCACTTCTGAAGATGCACAAATATTCAATAGATTAAAGTCTGACTTTATGTCATTTAGTTATTATCAATCAACAACTGTGAAGGCTAATGGTAAAGATTTCAATACTTTAGAGATGAATCAGGTAATAGATAATGAATTTGTAGATAGAAGCGAGTGGAATTGGGAAATTGATCCAATAGGATTAAGAATATCAATGGAAAATATATATGCAGATTCTAATATTCCAGTTTTCATTATAGAAAATGGTTTGGGTGTTAGAGAAAAGTTACCTGAAGATGAGTTTATCGAAGATGATTATAGGATAAAATATCATGATGATCATATAAGAGAGATGAAAAATGCTATGAAAAACGGTGTTGAATGTATAGGGTATCTTGGCTGGGGACTCATTGACATACCTTCCTCATCAGGTGATATGGAAAAAAGATATGGTGCTGTGTACGTGAATAGAGACAATCACGACTTAAAGGACTTGAGAAGAATAAAGAAAAAAAGTTTTGGATATTTTCAAAACATATTTAATCAAAAAATATTAGAGGAGATAAAAAATGACTGA
- a CDS encoding PTS lactose/cellobiose transporter subunit IIA, whose product MDNEKMYEVAFQIIVHAGESRSLSSEAMDACENYDFEKAEELLKKANEEFLECHQIQTDLLTAEANGEKNEINIIFIHSQDHLTMATMAMENARRMIKMYKKLEKLEEKK is encoded by the coding sequence ATGGATAATGAAAAAATGTATGAAGTAGCCTTTCAAATAATAGTTCACGCAGGAGAATCCAGATCGCTATCAAGTGAAGCCATGGATGCTTGTGAAAACTATGATTTTGAAAAGGCTGAAGAATTGTTGAAGAAGGCAAATGAAGAATTTCTAGAATGCCATCAAATACAAACAGACCTTTTGACAGCAGAAGCAAACGGTGAGAAGAATGAAATAAATATAATATTCATCCACTCACAAGATCACCTAACAATGGCTACAATGGCTATGGAAAATGCTAGAAGAATGATAAAGATGTATAAAAAATTAGAAAAATTGGAGGAAAAGAAATGA
- a CDS encoding PTS cellobiose transporter subunit IIB, whose protein sequence is MKKVMLLCNAGMSSSMMAKKASEYLEKNGYDIHVDSTTTADAEDVFANPEYDMILVSPQVRMFFNEYSQKAAQKGKEIAQVGFDAYSPTSTGVSKMAKLITDKLA, encoded by the coding sequence ATGAAAAAAGTTATGTTGTTATGTAATGCAGGAATGAGCTCTTCTATGATGGCTAAAAAGGCTAGTGAATATCTAGAAAAAAATGGATATGATATTCATGTTGATTCTACAACAACAGCTGATGCTGAGGATGTATTTGCTAATCCTGAATATGACATGATTTTAGTAAGCCCACAAGTTAGAATGTTCTTTAATGAATATAGCCAAAAAGCAGCTCAGAAGGGAAAAGAAATCGCACAAGTAGGCTTTGACGCTTACTCTCCAACATCAACCGGTGTTTCAAAAATGGCTAAATTAATTACGGACAAATTGGCTTAG
- the brnQ gene encoding branched-chain amino acid transport system II carrier protein: MKKLSRSQFLQVSIMLFGLFFGAGNLIFPPLLGNMAGKATFISLLAFSVTAVVFPVLGAIVVGKTNGLSNLANRVGPVFALVFTTAIYLSIGPGLGIPRAGSVPFEMAIAPYIPKSFNMNLIRLVYTFVFFAIALVICLRPNKLVERVGKFLTPALLLLITFMFFKIVTMDKSLAAPTGEYLTAPLTKGFLAGYDTMDAVAALNFGFVIAQAIRRFGIDDEKEVTRYEVKAGLVAGSVLFLVYSMLASIGMIGSAKFVGLENGAQVLTESIKLALGDFGLVLLAFIFTLACLTTCVGLISSGGEYFEKLFNDRLSYKAWVCIWTLFSFIMANFGLNKLLEFSVPLLQIIYPVALVLIVMGISQSFLNFTRESYLAAAAVSVGLPLVEVMDKTFHLSLGPVTSLVQGLPMYDTGLSWLLPTVIVVALTSLFVKVFVKEVEVKKVRQKY; encoded by the coding sequence ATGAAAAAATTATCAAGAAGTCAATTTTTACAAGTGAGCATAATGCTTTTCGGTCTGTTCTTTGGAGCAGGAAACTTAATCTTCCCACCTTTATTGGGTAATATGGCAGGAAAAGCAACATTTATTTCTCTATTAGCCTTTAGCGTTACTGCTGTAGTATTTCCTGTATTAGGAGCCATAGTAGTAGGAAAAACTAATGGTCTATCTAACTTGGCTAATAGGGTAGGTCCAGTATTCGCCCTAGTTTTCACGACAGCTATATATCTATCAATAGGACCAGGACTCGGTATACCAAGGGCAGGATCAGTTCCTTTCGAGATGGCCATAGCTCCATACATACCAAAATCTTTTAATATGAATCTAATAAGATTAGTTTATACTTTCGTCTTCTTTGCTATAGCCTTAGTAATATGTCTAAGACCAAATAAGCTTGTCGAAAGAGTAGGTAAGTTTTTAACTCCAGCCCTCCTATTATTGATAACATTTATGTTCTTCAAGATAGTGACAATGGATAAAAGCCTTGCAGCTCCAACAGGAGAATATCTAACAGCTCCACTTACAAAAGGATTCTTGGCAGGTTATGATACAATGGATGCCGTAGCAGCCCTTAACTTCGGTTTTGTAATAGCCCAAGCTATAAGAAGATTTGGTATAGATGATGAGAAAGAAGTTACGAGATATGAGGTAAAGGCAGGACTTGTTGCAGGTAGTGTATTGTTTTTGGTTTACTCTATGCTAGCAAGTATAGGTATGATAGGTAGTGCTAAGTTTGTAGGTCTTGAAAATGGTGCTCAAGTTCTTACAGAATCTATAAAACTTGCCCTTGGAGATTTCGGTCTAGTTCTACTAGCCTTCATATTCACCCTAGCTTGTCTTACAACTTGTGTTGGCCTAATAAGCTCTGGTGGAGAATATTTCGAGAAGCTATTTAACGATAGACTATCCTACAAGGCTTGGGTATGTATATGGACCCTATTCTCATTCATAATGGCAAACTTCGGCCTAAACAAACTCCTTGAGTTCTCTGTACCATTATTACAAATAATATATCCAGTTGCCCTAGTTCTCATAGTTATGGGAATAAGCCAAAGCTTCCTAAACTTTACTAGAGAATCCTACCTTGCAGCAGCTGCTGTATCAGTTGGACTTCCTTTAGTAGAAGTAATGGATAAAACCTTCCACCTAAGCCTTGGACCTGTAACAAGCCTAGTACAAGGCCTACCAATGTATGACACAGGCCTATCTTGGCTCCTACCAACTGTAATAGTAGTTGCATTGACAAGCCTTTTTGTTAAAGTATTTGTTAAAGAAGTAGAAGTAAAAAAAGTTAGACAAAAATATTAA
- a CDS encoding BglG family transcription antiterminator yields the protein MIETRTKEIFDYLTSDYGFHSSEEIGEELELSSKTVQKEIGILNSFIKDKGAIVESESGKGYQFRILDEDKFKNFLKHDWFKYAYFHQENPNKDFRIESIMKLFLFSNSFIKQQELADMFYVSLSQINKDIKKVRKLLKAYNIELISKPYYGMKIKGREKDIRLAIRNEIGEDPAIFARDSDEELFTRIQAIIADIDFPESFYMPYANFKNLVVHIYISILRIKEGKYIDLSDELSKRVISYDEFNIANKVVKELSKKLDLTFPEDEILYLTMHLISKNAVTNYEKVSPEISELAQKMIDEIYKVSKYDFRSNIDLFFALALHLGPLIERLRYGLTMKNPILNDIKDNQIAFMLATVATNPINETYKTRVCDDEIGYIALHIASAMENNTYLKRTILVVCGSGNSSAQIMKTQIERKYKEQIDSLTLTDLSKVDLYNLDKFDFIVSSVPIKQKTDTPIVYVDVIFKQKDFMKINDIFNVDNFTEINRIFDNSILRRDIDIKDMDAALDILSDIVSAKTGIDKGNIKEQYLKREEMAFTSYGNVALPHILDQVKGESFSIVLIPKNKVKWNDDRVKVIYSLIIGNIRGDLSLYYDKLGDYLNSEDLIEKSSEAKNIGEFKKIFWEG from the coding sequence ATGATTGAAACAAGAACTAAAGAAATCTTCGATTATCTCACAAGTGACTATGGCTTTCATAGTTCGGAGGAGATAGGAGAAGAATTGGAGTTAAGCTCCAAAACTGTTCAAAAAGAAATCGGAATACTAAACTCATTTATAAAAGATAAGGGGGCGATAGTAGAATCAGAGTCTGGAAAAGGATATCAATTTAGAATCTTAGATGAAGATAAATTTAAGAATTTCTTAAAACATGATTGGTTCAAATATGCTTATTTTCATCAAGAGAATCCCAACAAGGATTTTAGGATAGAAAGCATAATGAAGCTCTTTCTTTTTTCGAATTCCTTTATCAAACAGCAAGAGCTAGCCGATATGTTTTATGTATCCCTATCTCAGATTAACAAGGATATCAAAAAGGTAAGGAAGCTCCTTAAAGCTTATAATATCGAGCTGATAAGCAAGCCATACTATGGGATGAAGATTAAGGGAAGGGAAAAAGATATAAGACTTGCCATAAGAAATGAAATTGGAGAAGACCCTGCTATCTTTGCTAGGGACAGCGACGAGGAACTTTTTACAAGAATCCAAGCTATAATCGCAGATATAGATTTCCCTGAATCTTTCTATATGCCTTATGCCAACTTCAAAAATTTGGTCGTTCATATCTATATATCAATCCTTCGTATCAAGGAAGGAAAATATATAGACTTATCTGATGAACTCTCCAAGAGAGTTATATCCTATGATGAATTTAATATAGCAAATAAAGTGGTCAAAGAATTAAGCAAGAAACTAGACCTGACATTTCCTGAAGACGAAATACTCTATCTAACCATGCATCTAATAAGCAAGAATGCTGTTACAAATTACGAGAAGGTCTCTCCGGAAATATCAGAGCTTGCTCAGAAAATGATTGATGAAATCTATAAGGTTAGTAAATACGACTTTAGATCAAATATCGACCTATTTTTTGCCTTAGCCCTCCACCTAGGACCTCTAATAGAAAGACTTAGATATGGGTTAACCATGAAAAATCCTATACTAAATGATATCAAAGACAATCAAATAGCCTTTATGCTTGCGACCGTCGCTACAAATCCAATAAACGAGACCTATAAGACAAGAGTCTGTGATGATGAAATAGGTTATATAGCACTTCACATAGCAAGCGCTATGGAAAATAACACCTATCTTAAAAGAACTATCCTAGTAGTATGCGGTTCAGGCAACTCATCAGCTCAAATAATGAAGACTCAAATAGAAAGAAAATATAAAGAGCAAATAGATAGCTTGACTCTTACAGACTTAAGCAAGGTTGACCTATATAATCTGGATAAGTTCGACTTTATAGTATCTTCAGTTCCAATCAAGCAAAAGACTGACACGCCAATTGTCTATGTGGATGTCATATTTAAGCAGAAGGATTTTATGAAAATCAACGATATCTTTAATGTAGATAATTTCACAGAAATTAATAGGATTTTCGATAATTCTATACTAAGAAGAGATATAGACATAAAGGACATGGATGCTGCCTTGGACATCTTATCTGACATTGTATCAGCTAAGACTGGAATTGATAAAGGGAATATAAAAGAGCAGTATCTCAAAAGAGAAGAGATGGCCTTTACCTCATATGGAAATGTAGCTCTACCTCATATACTTGACCAAGTTAAAGGTGAAAGCTTCTCCATAGTTTTAATTCCAAAAAATAAGGTCAAATGGAATGATGATCGTGTCAAAGTAATCTATTCTCTAATAATTGGAAATATAAGAGGAGATTTGAGCTTATATTATGACAAGCTAGGTGATTACCTCAATAGTGAAGATCTAATAGAAAAATCATCAGAAGCTAAGAATATAGGAGAATTTAAGAAAATATTTTGGGAAGGATAA
- a CDS encoding alpha/beta hydrolase, which yields MVDDLYPNYSLEEIIEGMETNDKKRLALQNYPTDGVIVRADLSYIDDGDEFHNFDIYYNEDLKGKPIPTLINIHGGGLVYGTKELDKNMNVEFARRGFNVLGLNYRLNPSVNLREQISDIISALSYIYKNYKDLGLSIDRTFISADSAGCYLAMAAFAIINSRKLQSLFDLECPDIEINGMIFISPMTRLEEGGSLSIINDMVVNALDKKEEKAYAKNMISILDKVEVCPILIQTSSEDFIRDHSYKLREYLDKRGAFYEFIDFGKGKDYELGHVFPVCYPKYPKSQMAIEQMVLFLNKI from the coding sequence ATGGTAGATGACCTATATCCAAATTATAGCTTAGAAGAGATTATCGAAGGGATGGAGACTAATGATAAGAAGCGTTTGGCCTTGCAGAATTATCCAACTGATGGGGTAATCGTTAGGGCGGATTTGTCTTATATTGATGATGGGGATGAGTTTCATAATTTCGATATTTATTACAATGAGGATCTTAAAGGAAAACCCATACCTACTCTTATAAATATCCACGGTGGTGGCCTAGTTTATGGGACTAAGGAGCTTGATAAGAACATGAATGTGGAGTTTGCGAGGAGAGGTTTTAATGTGCTAGGGCTTAATTATAGGCTTAATCCTAGTGTAAATCTAAGGGAGCAAATTTCTGATATAATATCAGCCCTTTCTTACATTTATAAAAACTACAAAGACCTAGGCTTGTCTATAGATAGGACTTTCATTAGTGCAGACTCAGCAGGTTGTTATCTGGCTATGGCTGCATTTGCTATTATTAATAGTAGGAAACTTCAGAGTTTGTTTGATCTAGAATGTCCTGATATTGAAATTAATGGTATGATTTTTATCTCTCCTATGACAAGGCTCGAGGAGGGTGGCTCACTTTCAATAATTAATGATATGGTAGTCAATGCCTTGGATAAGAAAGAAGAAAAAGCTTATGCCAAGAATATGATTTCGATTCTCGATAAGGTAGAAGTATGCCCGATTTTGATTCAAACAAGTAGTGAAGATTTTATTAGGGATCACTCCTATAAGCTTAGGGAATATTTGGATAAGAGGGGTGCTTTTTATGAATTTATTGACTTCGGCAAGGGAAAAGATTATGAGCTTGGCCATGTCTTTCCTGTATGCTATCCCAAATACCCTAAGTCTCAAATGGCTATCGAGCAAATGGTCTTATTCTTGAATAAAATATAG
- a CDS encoding diphosphate--fructose-6-phosphate 1-phosphotransferase: MNCIIAQSGGPTSVINSSLAGVIQGALDNNFDNIYLSLHGIEGIINKDILEVDKKKFVRGGVKEKLMARPSSILGSCRFKLPEDLNDDIYKKIFEFLLEKEINVFVYIGGNDSMDTVKKLNAYILSNNIEGINVIGCPKTIDNDLNGMDHSPGFGSAAKYICQSLRTIRADVDIYDLESVTIVEIMGRHAGWLAASSLLADFGYHKELVNLVYVPEESKSLKEIEEEVKEKLKTEKNLIIAMAEGFRDTDSYLDKPMFSNSDDGFNHPIVSGVAQRLADYLRDKLGVKSRAVELNIVQRTSNHISKTDADEAFKLGYLALKLGLDKTNLIPVLRRKEGKSYEVFYTEVEPDLIANKEMKIPESWLKDRKILREKITAYALPLIQGEVEQRYENGMPVFVELSDFTK, from the coding sequence ATGAATTGTATCATAGCCCAGTCAGGTGGGCCTACCAGTGTTATCAACTCATCTCTTGCTGGAGTCATCCAGGGAGCTCTTGATAATAATTTCGACAATATTTACCTAAGTCTTCACGGAATCGAGGGAATTATTAACAAAGATATTCTAGAAGTCGATAAGAAAAAATTTGTTAGAGGAGGGGTTAAGGAAAAGCTTATGGCTCGTCCTTCTTCAATCCTAGGATCTTGCAGGTTCAAGCTTCCAGAAGACCTTAATGATGATATCTACAAGAAGATTTTCGAATTTTTGTTAGAAAAAGAAATCAATGTTTTTGTCTACATAGGCGGAAACGACTCAATGGATACGGTAAAGAAGCTAAACGCCTATATTTTATCTAATAATATTGAAGGAATCAATGTTATAGGATGTCCAAAGACCATAGACAACGACCTCAATGGTATGGATCATTCCCCAGGTTTTGGATCTGCTGCTAAATACATATGCCAAAGCCTAAGGACTATCAGGGCAGATGTCGATATCTACGACCTCGAATCTGTTACAATAGTAGAAATCATGGGCCGCCACGCAGGCTGGCTTGCTGCTTCATCCCTCCTGGCAGACTTCGGCTATCACAAAGAGCTTGTCAATCTAGTCTACGTCCCAGAAGAGAGCAAGTCCCTAAAGGAAATTGAAGAAGAGGTCAAGGAAAAGCTAAAGACAGAGAAAAACCTCATCATAGCCATGGCAGAAGGCTTCCGTGATACAGATTCCTACCTTGATAAGCCTATGTTTTCCAATAGTGATGATGGATTCAACCACCCTATAGTAAGCGGTGTTGCCCAAAGACTTGCAGATTATCTGAGAGATAAACTCGGTGTTAAATCAAGGGCTGTGGAGCTAAATATAGTCCAAAGAACATCCAACCACATCTCAAAAACAGATGCAGACGAAGCCTTTAAGCTAGGTTACTTGGCCCTAAAGCTCGGTCTTGATAAGACAAATCTAATTCCAGTTCTTAGGAGAAAAGAAGGAAAATCCTACGAAGTTTTCTACACAGAAGTAGAACCAGACCTAATAGCCAACAAGGAAATGAAAATACCAGAATCCTGGCTTAAGGATAGAAAAATCCTAAGAGAAAAAATCACAGCCTACGCCCTCCCTCTTATCCAAGGAGAAGTAGAGCAAAGATACGAAAATGGCATGCCTGTTTTTGTTGAGCTTTCTGATTTTACTAAATAA